The genomic region ATTATAAAAGGGATGGCCAATGGGATGTTGGATTCAAGTTGTTCGATGAAGAAGACGATGGTGACGGTAATGTGTTTGATGGCTCATAAAGCGTACATTTCTTTGCTCATACTGGGAAACTGATTTCGGTCATGTTTGTATATAGCTTTGCCCTTTGCCTGTGTTGGTGAAGTTAATTACTTTAGACACTTTGTATTTCCAGGGtagttgtaaaaaaataaaaaataaaaaacaaaacgcTCTTTAGCGTGAAAACACTAGTAACTCTGTGTAAAATTTCCTCAAGGCTGTTTTGCCCGTATGACGGTGCTAAACTGCTAATTGACTGTTAATATATTGATATTCAATTGCGTGGATATCCTCTTATTATGTTCCCTTTCTCTGATGGATATGTGCTACATCAAAATTAGTTGGAAGAATTACAAAAAATTGTCAATTAGTATAGATTTTGGTGATTGCAATGCCTAAGGTTTCACATTAAACCGACCATGTACATGAAATTCAACCCAGTCCTCTGTTAACACAAGGATGCTTCTGCAATCTACAGTCTATATAGGAAGAGCTAGACTTTCCCCGCCCTGTCCCCCTTCTGTTTTTGAATTGAACCCAAACAATCGTTTATCTgcacaatatatatatgtaggatGAACCAGGCCTACCCCCACCTTGTTTCCCGTTCTTCGGTGTTGAACTGAACCCATACAAGGATATGAACATGGAAAACATTGAAACCTATGTGGTAAGAGAACGAGGAAGTGTTGTTCGAGTTCCAAGTATCTTGCCACCGACATCCGGGAAGGTCTCTTGTCCAGGCAAGTGGCTTACTTTACCATTGCTATCTACCTCAATGGGGTATTTGAGTAGGTGTCCCTGTAATTGCGTAAATGCCTCGCTCGTGTAGCTTTTCCAGTTTTCTTCAGCAATATTGTTCACAGCCTTAACGCAATCTAAACTTTCAGGTTCTTTAAACAAATCATCCACCTTTTCCATGTGTTCAGCCCACAGTGACATTCTATATCCATAAATCTGCATCATCATCCATCAATCAGATCAAACATCACTTCTCCAATAGACAGATTTATAATTGCATCCAAACACGAGATTGTGTTTATGATGTTCACATTTCTGGATTAAATTCTATCATCTAGGTATAAACTAAAACAAGGTCCTTCAGGTGtcaaaaatgaaagaaaaagaaaacaaagatcATTCTATTTGTCAGCAATTTTAGGTCTTGGGCATCAGAGAAAAAACTGAGATGGCAAGGATGAAAATTCAAACCTGACCGTGTGGATGTCTTTTCCTCTCACCCCATGTGTAATAGGGTTGGTATGCACCCACTGCTATCTCAGTGTCCCTTGATCCAGCCAAAGATCGTTCATTAATATTGGCAGACCCCAATATCACATACTCGTCATCTACTATCATTCCCTTTGCATGTACATAAACCATAAACCGTTGGAACTTTTGTGAAGCTGAAACCTGAAAATAGTGATTTACCTTCACATCTCCATAAAAAACCTCAATTCAAATCATGTTGTAAAAGTCAATTCAAGTGTCCCCTTAAAGCTGATAACAAAAGTAAACTTGTCCGAGTTCTGGCTTGGGACCAAACAGAGCCAACACAATCAAGTTCTAACAAGCAATCAACCAAGTATATAAACAAATGACAAAGGTAGTGTCACTGTTTGGTTACCGTTTCACTATGGTTACATTGGGATGAACTTGGCCCAGAACTTTTGGGAACTTCTTCCCTATTACCAAGGCAGTAGAAATTTAGGTAGTCTTGTGGATGAGAATTCTCGATACCCATGGATTTCAATTCTTGTGCTACGACTCCGTACATCATTTGAATTGTCTGTGcctgaaaaaaaaagaaaagaaaactaaactaagcaataaaataatgaaatattaagcAGTGACTAGAAATAATGATGAATAATCTGTTAGTGTCAATGAGTTTGATTTTACACTCTTCTTCTCCGATTCTAGGTTACATAACTACTAGTGTAAAGCACAATCACTGTTTCATTCTAGTAATAAACAGTTcagaaaggggaaaaaaaagaagagaaactaAAATCAGATTACCTGCCAACAGAGTATCTCTTGCACGGAGGCTGAAGTAGGGTCACCCTCAGGCCACATTGGTATAACAATATAAACAGCAAATCTTTCTTTTGCCCTTATCTTGCTAGTAATCTTCAAGGCCAATTCCATAGGAATTAAATTCTGAGCACCTAACAATAggccccaaaaagaaaaagatgtcTCAGCTCTCGGCAACAGAAAGCAACACCTTTTCACAATAATCCAAAGCAGTAAAGAATAGACAGAATGTTTCCTAAACCTGAGTCTTTGTAAGATGGCCAACCGTATGACGATCCAATGAAATATTGGTTCTCAATATATATGAAGTGCTGAGCAGCTCTAATTGCCTGCACATATGCTGTCTGAATGCTCTTGTCTATCACCAGATTTTTTGCACAAACAAGATTCTGCAGTAAGATAAAGTAAGACTTAAGTGAAAACGAAGTACAGTGAGTTAAAAGATTAATATTGTTTTACTGTGGTTTAATCATAAAGAgagtaaagaaaaaggaaatagaaataaaaacctGGGATTCTGCTTCAAACACATTCTTCGGGAACCCTTTCACAGATCCTGAATCTATAGAGCGGAAAACCTGCCAATTCAAAGAACCCCTTAGCAAAAGGTTAAATCAAACTTACGCACTTTGCTTCAAGAGGCATGTGGTACTTACCTGAGTATGCCAGTTCTCTGGATCTTCTTCCTTGGAAACCCATAATGAAGGATCATCATTTGCAATTTTTGCGGAAGGGCTTAGTATCCAAGAAATCCGTTCTAACTTTATTAAAGAATCATCATGCCACCTAGAAACCCTTTTGAATTTAAGTCCAAACTCCGACCATTTTGTAGCTTTCCTCCAGCGCTGCTCAAAATTGGTAAGAATGTCATAAGCAGCTGGCCCTTCAACCTTACAATGTAAATCATGCCATGGTTGCCTTGGGCCCTTGGTTCCTgcctaataattacaaaatatttaaaccGGTAAGAGCAATGACCTAAAAATTCTTGATGCTAATTGAAGGTTATATGGCTAATTAAAAGCATATCCAAATTCAATTTAGCAGATTAAATCAAATACTCGTACAAAAGATATACTCACATTAAATCAAATACTCGTACAAAAGATATACTCACAGAAAATGTTGGGTTGTGATAATCATTTTGAAATACAGTATCAAGATCCCGAAACAGTCTATGTTCAGGTGTATCATAGCGACCATCACAAAGGTCCAGACCTCCAACAAAAGCAGTGATCTTTCTATTGTTTCCAGATGCTTGAGAATCCACAATCACACATTTCTGATGGTGTGTAAATAGGGTTCCAACAACCTGGATTACATGCCACACCACATCCTTAGCATTGCTAATTCACTACAGTCAGCAGCAGATTTGATGGAAAAATGTGCAATATGAATAACTAGAGTGTATAAAACATGCCTGTTGTTTGAAAATGCTAAGTTTACTGCTGGCATAACGGGGTGACAATACACATGAAACCGATGAGTGCTTGAAAAACTTCCGGGTTTCTTCATCATGAGTTTGCATCACTCCTGCCTGAATTTAAACActttcaaagttaaaaaaatttgaacacCTAGCATAAACTACAATATAGCCTGGTCCCCAAAAGGAATCTccattaatattaaactaaaacgtcactttctcaagctgttgcattgatttttttagaagCAGCCCGGCAACGTCAGGAAAAACAAAAGGCTAGCACTTTGAACAAAAGCCAAAAACATCATTGACTAGTTTTCTTCTTTAGACTGAACTGAAGTACAAGACTTTGAAACAGAAACTTTACAGAGCCTAATGCAGAATCTAGAAACAAAGAAATCTTAAAATTCCCACTAGAAAAACGATGACTTTGCAAAAGCTAACATCAGTAAAGACCAAAGACGagaaaaatagttgaaaaattGAACAACGAATAAAAGATTATAAGTTTGCCAAGGATATCTCAAAAGAAAACCCGTACCGTGTTAATGAAAAACTTGCTATGGGAAGTCTTGTCATCCCAGACTAACAGCAAAACTCTAACCCCTTCTTCCGACTTGTACTTCAGCAAATCCCCTAAACTCAAATTCCCACCGTTTGGCAATGGCCGTGTCGGCTCTCTTACAAGCTTCACGTGCGAAAAAATCGACCATCCGGCTATGTAAACCAAATGATGCGCTTCTAAAATTGCGTGACAGATATCTTCCCAACACGACTCGTGCTTAAACAGGGTTCCATTCTCCAATTCAATCTCCGGCACCATCGATTCCTGGATGTGCGCGTCTTGGTATAAAGTAACGGAACCCCCGTGCCGAACAGGGAAATAACAGTTTCTTATTCCGAATTCCGTTGGGTTTGCCGCCATTCCATATCTGTATGAAGGCATTTCCTCGCATTTGATGAATCTCATTTCCAGGTGAACTGCGCAGTCAGGTTTAGGCGGTTTTCCATAAGAACCAATTATAGGGAACCAACCGCTAATGGTTTCACCGGAGAGAACCTTAACCGCAGGCACCGTTGCGACTCCGATTAAATCAGCGCCGAACAAGTCATTATCCTTAACGTGAAACTCGATTTGAGATGTGGGGTGGGCGAGGGCTAGTTTGAAGCGCTCGTTCCAAATCGGGTTTTGGGAATTCGAAATCACGCGCGTGCGCGCCACCGTAGCACCGGCTAGGCAAACCGTTACGTAAGGGTCGCTGGTGATGATATTATGGTGGCGGTGGTTCTTCTTCTTTCCTCTAGTACACGGGGCTTTGCACACGTCGAACACCGTGAAACATCGACGGAGACGCTCCGCCATTAAATCCATGTTTGGCAAACATCGAGCTTCGATGATTTTCAAATCAAGGTCGCCATGCAAAAATACAACAGGATCCGAAACATCTTCCCCCATTGAATCAAAtcgagaaataaagaaaaattattcaaagacggtcaatgagaaaaatgaagatGATAAATAGCAATGTAAAAGGTAGGCAAGGTAGGTTACAGcagcttgaaaataaaattgtttttgtttttagtaattaattagtGTTCATATTGGTGTTGGCAATAACCGGAGAACAACAAAGTCACTGCCGTGTAGGGACGTTGTTTCCGAAACAGCAGAATCCCAGTTTGTTTTCTCCGACTAAAGCCAACGGCCAAAACCGAAGACTGTAACAGGGAGCGGAATTCCGGAAGATTACGGGTTTGTTTCTTTTTGGCTAATGTGGTTCTGTTTCTTATTTATGCTGGGAAAAAAGGTAGTGTTTTAAGATACACGTGACAGTTATTTACGCCTGGATTTTCCGTTGTATAAGCTACCCCATTTTGACCTCATTTCATAGCCATTACTCGTCTTAAAACAAAACATGATTCAATGGAAGGTTAAAAGGGGAAAGTTGAGGATGGGGCTGGAACGCTGCGTAGTTGTCAGTCACGTGATGGCGGACGTTTCTCAAGGTCCCGTGCCAAATTTATTTGATTCCGCAATCGAGATCTAAGAGTtttctaaaccaaattttatatctaatttatttattaaaatcataagcTGCGCGTGGCTGTTTTCCACCTTCACCTAATCTCAACTCCCTCATTCTATCCATTTCAAACATCATTCATACCTCTCAATCTTTTCATCTTTCACCAATATGTTGAAACCAAGATGTTCTAACACTCTTTCAACCATTCAAtacattttcttatatttgTAGAGTCTAATTTAGTACACTCTAATTAACAATTACAAATGAACTCTTGACAGCTCATCCAACAAAATCACGATCCAATTCAAAATCCATGATTCAAAAGTTGCACTAGTAATTTTGAATCAATTCAATCACCTATATACTATTTCCCAAGCAATATGATCTTCCATAATGGCTAAGTATCAATTATACGATCAATATAATccaattaaacaattcaataaattgtcaACACCCTAAATATGGAAGCAAGGGAGTGGATACTCTCTCTAACACCAAATtgttagtttcatatttttcaacaaataatttatgtgttataaaaatctaaaagtgttataatatacttatttataaataaaaaatatgaccataatttatttacatgtcCATGCTATATGTTATAGAAATATgcttatttataaaaagtgtTACAAAATTTGACTGGTGAATACTTTAATTTGAGGtattcaaaatttccaaatattGTTGAGAggatatttgttgttttaattttttcacaTTAACAATATCAACTcagtataatataaaaaagaaacaaaattgaattatactAACATATTGCAGTTTTTATTACCTCATTTGTAGGTGAAATTGGGATGGTCTATTGTATGCATGAAAGAGAGATcatgataatttttaatgacaCGAATACtgatttaaatttagataatgATGAACTCTATCAATGACAAATAGAGGATGATGATAATAAAGAGTGATGTTGTggatgttaaatgttaaaaggagaactaagaaaataatatagaaTGCTagagaaattatataaaattgcatatgatgTTTTAGCAATTGTATTATCAATTACTTTCTTGGATTAACATAttacatatgatgatttgattttaatctttGTTACTCCTTTCAAATTTCTTGCAATTTGTAATACCAAACATCACATGAGATTACGATGTAATTACACTTTCATCCAATTACTTTGGGCTGTCCAGGTTTGAAGAGAGACAAAATTAGCAAGTGCATAAAAACATTATATTCGAACCCATGacctataaaaatatatgaacatGAGACATTAGACCCTGCTGTTTTTAAGGCATTGGTTTAAGAAAGAAGACAGACGAGTATCCTTGAATTTGGTTATGCCCCCAAATTTCTTGCAGTTTCACCTGCAGGAAAgcttcatttcatttcatgccaaCCAAACATGCCTTTGTTTTTTCTCCCTACCTACAAACTAAAAGCTGACTATATAATACAAAGTTCAAGGGATCATAACTCCCAATTCTAAACAAATAAAGACATGGtacataatgaatttaaaaaaaattcataaatcatGTGCTTTATAGAACGAAGAACCACC from Gossypium raimondii isolate GPD5lz chromosome 1, ASM2569854v1, whole genome shotgun sequence harbors:
- the LOC105784021 gene encoding phospholipase D delta isoform X2, which translates into the protein MGEDVSDPVVFLHGDLDLKIIEARCLPNMDLMAERLRRCFTVFDVCKAPCTRGKKKNHRHHNIITSDPYVTVCLAGATVARTRVISNSQNPIWNERFKLALAHPTSQIEFHVKDNDLFGADLIGVATVPAVKVLSGETISGWFPIIGSYGKPPKPDCAVHLEMRFIKCEEMPSYRYGMAANPTEFGIRNCYFPVRHGGSVTLYQDAHIQESMVPEIELENGTLFKHESCWEDICHAILEAHHLVYIAGWSIFSHVKLVREPTRPLPNGGNLSLGDLLKYKSEEGVRVLLLVWDDKTSHSKFFINTAGVMQTHDEETRKFFKHSSVSCVLSPRYASSKLSIFKQQVVGTLFTHHQKCVIVDSQASGNNRKITAFVGGLDLCDGRYDTPEHRLFRDLDTVFQNDYHNPTFSAGTKGPRQPWHDLHCKVEGPAAYDILTNFEQRWRKATKWSEFGLKFKRVSRWHDDSLIKLERISWILSPSAKIANDDPSLWVSKEEDPENWHTQVFRSIDSGSVKGFPKNVFEAESQNLVCAKNLVIDKSIQTAYVQAIRAAQHFIYIENQYFIGSSYGWPSYKDSGAQNLIPMELALKITSKIRAKERFAVYIVIPMWPEGDPTSASVQEILCWQAQTIQMMYGVVAQELKSMGIENSHPQDYLNFYCLGNREEVPKNVKVNHYFQVSASQKFQRFMVYVHAKGMIVDDEYVILGSANINERSLAGSRDTEIAVGAYQPYYTWGERKRHPHGQIYGYRMSLWAEHMEKVDDLFKEPESLDCVKAVNNIAEENWKSYTSEAFTQLQGHLLKYPIEVDSNGKVSHLPGQETFPDVGGKILGTRTTLPRSLTT
- the LOC105784021 gene encoding phospholipase D delta isoform X1 → MGEDVSDPVVFLHGDLDLKIIEARCLPNMDLMAERLRRCFTVFDVCKAPCTRGKKKNHRHHNIITSDPYVTVCLAGATVARTRVISNSQNPIWNERFKLALAHPTSQIEFHVKDNDLFGADLIGVATVPAVKVLSGETISGWFPIIGSYGKPPKPDCAVHLEMRFIKCEEMPSYRYGMAANPTEFGIRNCYFPVRHGGSVTLYQDAHIQESMVPEIELENGTLFKHESCWEDICHAILEAHHLVYIAGWSIFSHVKLVREPTRPLPNGGNLSLGDLLKYKSEEGVRVLLLVWDDKTSHSKFFINTAGVMQTHDEETRKFFKHSSVSCVLSPRYASSKLSIFKQQVVGTLFTHHQKCVIVDSQASGNNRKITAFVGGLDLCDGRYDTPEHRLFRDLDTVFQNDYHNPTFSAGTKGPRQPWHDLHCKVEGPAAYDILTNFEQRWRKATKWSEFGLKFKRVSRWHDDSLIKLERISWILSPSAKIANDDPSLWVSKEEDPENWHTQVFRSIDSGSVKGFPKNVFEAESQNLVCAKNLVIDKSIQTAYVQAIRAAQHFIYIENQYFIGSSYGWPSYKDSGAQNLIPMELALKITSKIRAKERFAVYIVIPMWPEGDPTSASVQEILCWQAQTIQMMYGVVAQELKSMGIENSHPQDYLNFYCLGNREEVPKSSGPSSSQCNHSETVSASQKFQRFMVYVHAKGMIVDDEYVILGSANINERSLAGSRDTEIAVGAYQPYYTWGERKRHPHGQIYGYRMSLWAEHMEKVDDLFKEPESLDCVKAVNNIAEENWKSYTSEAFTQLQGHLLKYPIEVDSNGKVSHLPGQETFPDVGGKILGTRTTLPRSLTT